A single genomic interval of Malania oleifera isolate guangnan ecotype guangnan chromosome 11, ASM2987363v1, whole genome shotgun sequence harbors:
- the LOC131168043 gene encoding benzaldehyde dehydrogenase, mitochondrial-like produces the protein MASRRISALLCRSLSPASKSSSFFGRFRVSQFSTSTAVEEPICPPVQINYTQLLINGELVDAASGKTFPTFDPRTGDVIAYVAEGDAEDINRAVSAARKAFDEGPWPRMSPYERSRIIWRFADLLEEHSDEIAALETWDNGKPYEQAANAELPLLIRTFRYYAGWADKIHGLTAPADGLHHVQTLHEPIGVAGLVVPWNFPLMLYSWKVGPALACGNTIVLKTAELTPLSTLFVSKLFHEAGLPPGVLNVVSGFGPTAGAALASHMEVDKLSFTGSTETGKIILELAARSNLKPVTLELGGKSPFIVCEDADVDMAVELAHKALFFNQGQSCCAGSRTYVHERVYDEFVEKAKQRALKRVVGDPFKQGVEQGPQIDSSQFNKIIKFIRSGIESGATLESGGERFGSRGYFIQPTVFSNVQDDMLIAKDEIFGPVQSILKFKDLDEVIQRANATRYGLAAGVFTQNIETANTLSRALRVGTVWINCFFVFDAAIPFGGYKMSGQGREKGLYGLNSYLQVKAVVTPLKNPAWL, from the exons ATGGCGTCCCGAAGGATCTCTGCTCTGCTCTGCCGTTCTCTCTCCCCTGCTTCCAAATCTTCAAGTTTTTTTG GACGGTTTCGTGTCAGCCAGTTTAGCACCTCTACTGCAGTTGAGGAGCCAATCTGCCCACCTGTCCAGATAAATTATACTCAGCTTCTCATCAATGGAGAATTGGTGGATGCTGCATCAG GAAAAACTTTTCCAACCTTTGATCCCCGGACCGGAGATGTGATTGCTTATGTTGCTGAAGGCGATGCTGAAGATATTAATCGTGCAGTCTCCGCTGCTCGCAAGGCGTTTGATGAGGGGCCATGGCCCCGGATGTCTCCTTAT GAAAGGTCACGGATAATTTGGCGCTTTGCGGATTTGCTTGAGGAGCACAGCGATGAAATTGCAGCACTTGAAACTTGGGACAATGGGAAGCCTTATGAACAGGCTGCAAATGCTGAATTGCCACTATTGATTCGAACCTTTCGATATTATGCTG GTTGGGCAGATAAGATTCACGGCCTCACGGCTCCTGCTGATGGATTGCACCATGTCCAGACATTGCACGAACCCATCGGTGTTGCAGGGCTAGTAGTTCCGTGGAATTTTCCGCTTATGTTGTACTCTTGGAAGGTTGGGCCTGCACTCGCATGTGGTAACACTATTGTACTAAAGACCGCAGAGCTGACACCATTGTCTACCCTCTTTGTCTCAAAGTTGTTCCACGAG GCTGGACTTCCTCCTGGTGTCTTAAATGTGGTTTCTGGCTTTGGTCCTACTGCTGGTGCAGCTCTTGCTAGTCATATGGAGGTGGACAAG CTTTCTTTCACTGGGTCAACTGAGACGGGCAAAATTATACTTGAATTGGCTGCAAGAAGCAATCTTAAGCCGGTGACTTTAGAGCTTGGAGGAAAATCTCCTTTCATCGTCTGTGAAGACGCCGATGTTGATATGGCTGTTGAGCTTGCGCACAAGGCCCTTTTCTTTAATCAG GGACAAAGTTGCTGTGCTGGGTCTCGCACATATGTGCATGAGCGTGTCTATGATGAGTTTGTAGAGAAAGCAAAGCAACGTGCTTTAAAACGCGTTGTTGGAGATCCTTTCAAGCAGGGCGTTGAACAAGGTCCTCAG ATTGACTCCAGCCAGTTTAATAAAATCATCAAGTTTATAAGATCTGGGATTGAAAGCGGTGCTACCCTTGAATCTGGAGGCGAAAGATTTGGCTCCAGAGGCTACTTTATTCAGCCCACTGTTTTCTCCAATGTGCAG GACGACATGTTGATAGCAAAAGATGAGATCTTTGGCCCCGTACAGTCCATCTTGAAATTCAA GGATCTTGATGAGGTGATTCAGAGAGCAAACGCAACTCGCTATGGACTCGCAGCTGGAGTTTTTACCCAGAACATAGAGACGGCCAACACCCTGTCTCGTGCTTTGAGAGTTGGCACGGTGTGGATCAACTGTTTTTTCGTCTTCGATGCTGCAATTCCTTTTGGTGGCTACAAGATGAGCGGGCAAGGAAGAGAGAAGGGACTCTATGGACTAAATAGCTACTTGCAAGTGAAGGCTGTTGTCACTCCTCTGAAAAATCCCGCATGGTTGTAA